A genomic region of Oncorhynchus mykiss isolate Arlee chromosome 16, USDA_OmykA_1.1, whole genome shotgun sequence contains the following coding sequences:
- the LOC110492353 gene encoding NADH dehydrogenase [ubiquinone] 1 alpha subcomplex subunit 4-like 2, with product MIRTAMEHVKKHPGLIPQFFFILLGMGGASLYLVRLAKGPHVTWNKKNNPEPWNQLDPTYQYKFVAIDTDYKNLKKEGPQF from the exons ATGATTAGAACAGCAATGGAACACGTAAAGAAGCATCCAGGG CTCATCCCCCAGTTCTTCTTCATCTTGTTGGGAATGGGAGGAGCCTCCTTGTATTTGGTCCGTCTTGCAAAGGGGCCCCATGTCAC CTGGAACAAGAAGAACAACCCTGAGCCCTGGAATCAGCTTGACCCTACCTACCAGTACAAG TTTGTGGCCATCGATACTGACTACAAGAACCTGAAGAAGGAGGGACCTCAATTCTGA